From a region of the Buchnera aphidicola (Aphis fabae) genome:
- a CDS encoding FliH/SctL family protein, producing the protein MSNLNLKKVWEKWSPEEIFLNNSKKNYDFFSDTRLLKETDFSAVKQNKLTNEFKQSDQIKRKVFKNEESYYLNIKKNLEEKEKEYISLNEKLKNLCVNFESTISIFEKMLFSRLLKTILIVSSYIVGEKFLINESILLKKINKIIKNDDFFLKKPQLIIHPNNKKILEKVLKQSKNNKWELVCNKSIDINSFKIHSEQSDIDATIYARWKEVYRIILGEEEH; encoded by the coding sequence ATGTCTAATCTAAATTTAAAAAAAGTATGGGAAAAATGGTCGCCAGAAGAAATTTTTTTAAATAATTCAAAAAAAAATTATGATTTTTTTTCTGATACAAGGTTATTAAAAGAAACAGATTTTTCTGCTGTAAAACAAAATAAATTAACTAATGAATTTAAACAATCAGATCAAATTAAAAGAAAAGTTTTTAAGAATGAAGAATCATATTATTTAAATATAAAAAAAAATCTTGAAGAGAAAGAAAAAGAATATATTTCATTAAATGAAAAATTAAAAAATTTATGTGTAAATTTTGAATCTACAATTTCTATATTTGAAAAAATGTTATTTTCACGTTTATTAAAAACAATTTTAATAGTTTCTTCTTATATTGTTGGAGAAAAATTTTTAATTAATGAATCAATTTTATTAAAAAAAATAAATAAAATCATCAAAAATGATGATTTTTTTTTAAAAAAACCACAATTAATTATTCATCCTAATAATAAAAAAATATTAGAAAAAGTTTTAAAACAATCTAAAAACAATAAATGGGAATTAGTTTGTAATAAAAGTATTGATATTAATAGTTTTAAAATTCACTCTGAACAGAGTGATATAGATGCTACTATTTATGCTAGATGGAAAGAAGTATATCGTATCATTCTTGGAGAAGAGGAGCATTAA
- a CDS encoding FliI/YscN family ATPase, with product MKLKCSKLFDKITFFENKINNLSDIIIYGHVISINGFVLEVIGLKAPIGAECIIERIIDGKVLNISAEVIKFNKEKTLLFSFQETYGILPGAKVFLKTLKNSDVFIKKVPLGMSLLGRVLNAKGRALDGLPELDSKSFTMIKTRHINPLNRKPITEILDTGICAINGLITIGRGQRIGIFSSSGIGKSILLGMMAKYTKADIVVIGLIGERGREVKYFIENILGSDGLSKSVVVASPADVSPLLQIEAASYATSIAEYFRDKDKNVLLIMDSLTRYAMAQREVSLSLGELPVSRGYPSSIFSKIPILVERSGNIDNKGSITSFYTVLTENDEDQDPISQICRSILDGHIVLSRYYADLGHYPAIDIESSISRVMPDIITKEQYSKACYFKKLVASYQRNRDLINIGAYVKGNDLILDDAIKKWTDLEKFLQQKPSEKSNYSVSCEKLSKIFT from the coding sequence ATGAAATTAAAATGTTCTAAATTATTTGATAAAATTACTTTTTTTGAAAATAAGATAAACAATCTTTCTGATATTATTATATATGGTCATGTAATTAGTATAAATGGTTTCGTATTAGAAGTAATAGGTTTAAAAGCTCCTATTGGAGCTGAGTGTATTATTGAAAGAATAATAGATGGTAAAGTATTAAATATTTCAGCTGAAGTAATAAAATTTAATAAAGAAAAAACGTTATTATTTTCTTTTCAAGAAACTTATGGTATTTTACCTGGTGCCAAAGTTTTTTTAAAAACGCTTAAAAACTCAGATGTATTTATTAAAAAAGTTCCATTAGGAATGAGTTTGTTAGGTAGAGTATTAAATGCCAAAGGACGCGCATTAGATGGGCTGCCTGAATTAGATTCAAAGTCTTTTACTATGATTAAAACAAGGCATATTAACCCATTAAATAGAAAACCAATTACTGAAATATTAGATACAGGAATATGTGCTATAAACGGATTAATAACTATTGGAAGAGGACAAAGAATAGGAATTTTTTCAAGCTCAGGAATCGGAAAAAGTATTCTTCTTGGTATGATGGCGAAATATACAAAAGCAGATATAGTAGTGATAGGATTGATTGGAGAAAGAGGAAGGGAAGTAAAGTATTTTATCGAAAATATATTAGGATCAGATGGATTATCAAAGTCTGTAGTGGTTGCTTCCCCAGCAGATGTTTCTCCTTTATTACAAATTGAAGCTGCATCATATGCTACAAGCATAGCTGAATATTTTCGAGATAAAGATAAAAATGTCTTATTAATTATGGACTCTTTAACTCGTTATGCAATGGCTCAAAGAGAAGTTTCATTATCTTTAGGTGAATTACCAGTATCTAGAGGATATCCATCTTCTATTTTTTCAAAGATTCCTATTTTAGTAGAACGTTCAGGAAATATAGATAATAAAGGATCAATTACTTCGTTTTATACAGTTTTAACTGAAAATGATGAAGATCAGGATCCTATTTCTCAGATTTGCCGTTCTATCCTTGATGGTCATATTGTATTGTCTCGTTATTACGCAGATTTAGGACACTATCCTGCTATTGATATCGAATCTTCTATCAGTCGTGTAATGCCAGATATTATTACCAAAGAACAATATTCAAAAGCTTGCTATTTTAAAAAATTAGTAGCTTCTTACCAAAGAAATAGAGATTTAATTAATATTGGAGCTTACGTTAAAGGTAATGATTTAATTTTAGATGATGCTATTAAAAAATGGACAGATTTAGAAAAGTTTTTGCAACAAAAACCATCAGAAAAAAGTAATTATTCAGTTTCTTGTGAAAAATTAAGTAAAATATTTACTTAA
- a CDS encoding flagellar export protein FliJ, whose protein sequence is MINFQNEYIKKLNIQLKLGISVSSWKIYNNFIFMLYIAVEENNNIIKKYEKIIKKNLDEWLENNIKLKTWNYLNQKHKIAFKKRRILEENIISDEFSQFKFLKKGSY, encoded by the coding sequence TTGATTAATTTTCAAAATGAATATATTAAAAAATTAAATATTCAGCTCAAATTAGGAATATCCGTTTCTTCTTGGAAAATATATAATAATTTTATTTTTATGTTATATATTGCAGTTGAAGAAAATAATAATATTATTAAAAAATATGAAAAAATAATTAAAAAAAATTTAGATGAATGGTTGGAAAATAATATTAAATTAAAAACTTGGAATTATTTAAATCAAAAACATAAAATAGCATTTAAAAAACGTCGAATTTTAGAAGAGAATATTATTAGCGATGAATTTTCTCAATTTAAATTTCTTAAAAAAGGAAGTTATTAA
- a CDS encoding flagellar hook-length control protein FliK — protein sequence MLSHLNNILLKKNIVLNLNHNVYYDMNNFNFYQFILNECKKNLLNKEIKFDNISTKQKKKNNENIISTNFIVNNLLNILNGKNIKNSLYIKKNIDIKKQKKKLDENIKLKSYTSLRNRSKINVETNEKEYKIFKSNEILKNLTHIKNKYFLFYNDKIINLSKKPYNKSTFNETSNLNIIKSIKNSIKDSKNFIYFKNRINNISNILDSKNTHKNQNSICEINSLKKTDVNNVFKLNKKSTLFLSKKENMQWKKAISQQVLLSISNKENKAEIRLQPESLGSIYVKIQMKDDQAKLKFISDHTEIKNFLNNCIPFLRDSLNKNGIFLKKVNISSFFNSEKNKNLLISKYRPRISSSIKTFYEYLTQNKVFDMYV from the coding sequence ATGTTAAGTCATCTCAATAATATTTTATTAAAAAAAAATATTGTATTAAATTTAAATCATAATGTTTATTATGATATGAATAATTTTAATTTTTATCAATTTATTTTAAATGAATGTAAAAAAAATTTATTAAACAAAGAAATTAAGTTTGATAATATTTCTACAAAACAAAAGAAAAAAAATAATGAAAATATTATATCTACTAATTTTATAGTAAATAATTTATTAAATATTTTAAATGGAAAAAATATAAAAAATAGTTTGTATATTAAAAAAAATATTGATATAAAAAAACAAAAAAAAAAATTAGATGAAAATATTAAATTAAAATCTTATACGTCTTTAAGAAATAGATCAAAAATTAATGTAGAAACAAATGAAAAAGAATATAAAATATTTAAAAGTAATGAAATATTAAAAAATTTAACACATATTAAAAATAAATATTTTTTGTTTTATAATGATAAAATTATTAATTTATCGAAAAAACCCTACAATAAAAGTACTTTTAATGAAACCAGTAATTTAAATATTATAAAAAGTATAAAAAACTCTATTAAAGATAGTAAAAATTTTATATATTTTAAAAATCGTATAAATAATATATCTAATATTCTTGATTCTAAAAATACACATAAAAATCAAAATTCTATTTGCGAAATAAATTCTTTAAAAAAAACAGATGTAAATAATGTTTTTAAACTAAACAAAAAATCAACACTGTTTTTAAGTAAAAAAGAAAATATGCAATGGAAGAAAGCAATTAGTCAACAAGTTTTATTATCTATTTCTAACAAAGAAAACAAAGCCGAAATTCGTTTACAACCAGAATCTCTAGGTTCAATATATGTAAAAATTCAAATGAAAGATGATCAAGCAAAACTAAAATTTATTTCAGATCATACAGAAATTAAAAATTTTTTAAATAATTGCATTCCATTTTTACGAGATTCTTTAAATAAAAATGGTATTTTTTTAAAAAAAGTTAATATTTCTAGTTTTTTTAATTCAGAAAAAAATAAAAATTTATTGATTTCAAAATATAGACCAAGAATATCTAGTTCAATTAAAACATTTTATGAATATTTAACACAAAACAAAGTTTTTGATATGTATGTTTAA
- a CDS encoding FliM/FliN family flagellar motor switch protein — MNKLKKKDNSEDMSNSIKNNENIKNEKNFEEQKSISAEAIINKKEIIFDIPMNITIELGRSKIKIKELLNFSEGSMFFLNTKKEDPLKIFANGKLIALGEIVMSENTYGIRIISIKNSFNTMN; from the coding sequence ATGAATAAGTTGAAAAAAAAAGATAATTCTGAAGATATGAGTAATTCTATTAAAAATAATGAAAACATTAAAAATGAAAAAAATTTTGAAGAACAAAAATCTATTAGTGCTGAAGCAATAATAAATAAAAAAGAAATAATATTTGATATACCTATGAATATAACTATAGAATTAGGAAGATCAAAAATTAAAATAAAAGAATTATTAAATTTTTCAGAAGGAAGCATGTTTTTTTTAAACACAAAAAAAGAGGATCCTTTGAAAATTTTTGCAAATGGTAAATTAATTGCACTTGGTGAAATTGTTATGTCAGAGAATACATATGGTATACGTATCATCAGTATAAAAAATTCTTTCAATACTATGAATTAA
- the fliP gene encoding flagellar type III secretion system pore protein FliP (The bacterial flagellar biogenesis protein FliP forms a type III secretion system (T3SS)-type pore required for flagellar assembly.) gives MFYRTVPFLFLLLFCPLVYADIPGPTIHNLNDGTQTWSLPIQTLVFLTALTFLPAFLLMMTSFTRIIIVFGLLRNALGTPYAPPNQILLGLALFLTFFIMSPTFEKVYEEAYLPFSKEQINMDEAILKGSIPLKKFMINQTRTADLELFSKIAHISYYKDKNDIPMRILLPSFITSELKTAFQIGFTIFIPFLIIDLVVASVLMALGMMMVPPSTISLPFKLMLFVLVDGWQLLVTSLSQSFNM, from the coding sequence ATGTTTTATCGAACTGTTCCATTTTTATTTTTATTATTGTTTTGCCCTTTAGTTTATGCCGATATACCTGGACCAACAATTCATAATTTAAATGATGGTACGCAAACTTGGTCGCTACCTATACAAACTTTAGTTTTTTTAACTGCACTTACTTTTCTTCCAGCTTTTCTTTTAATGATGACTAGTTTTACACGAATTATTATTGTTTTTGGATTATTAAGGAATGCTTTAGGAACTCCATATGCTCCACCGAATCAAATATTGTTAGGCTTAGCACTTTTTTTAACTTTTTTTATTATGTCTCCCACTTTTGAAAAAGTTTATGAAGAAGCTTATCTTCCTTTTAGTAAAGAACAAATAAATATGGATGAAGCTATTTTAAAAGGTTCAATTCCCTTAAAGAAATTTATGATTAATCAGACAAGAACTGCTGATTTAGAATTATTTTCGAAAATAGCACATATTTCTTATTATAAAGATAAAAATGATATTCCTATGCGAATTTTATTACCTTCATTTATTACGAGTGAATTAAAAACAGCTTTTCAAATTGGTTTTACTATTTTTATACCTTTTTTAATTATTGATTTAGTTGTAGCTAGTGTTTTAATGGCTCTTGGTATGATGATGGTTCCGCCTTCAACAATTTCTTTACCTTTTAAATTAATGTTATTTGTATTAGTAGATGGATGGCAATTATTAGTAACTTCTTTATCTCAAAGTTTTAACATGTAA
- the fliQ gene encoding flagellar biosynthesis protein FliQ — MTPEYIMVLFSQAMKVALMIASPLLLSALISGLIISILQAAMQVNEQTLSFIPKIISILATIAIFGPWMLGVMLDYMHNLFNNIPAIIK; from the coding sequence ATGACTCCTGAATATATAATGGTTTTATTTAGTCAAGCTATGAAAGTTGCATTGATGATTGCGTCTCCACTATTATTATCTGCTTTAATAAGCGGATTAATTATTAGTATATTACAAGCTGCTATGCAAGTAAACGAACAAACTCTTTCGTTTATTCCTAAAATAATTTCTATTTTAGCTACAATTGCTATATTTGGTCCTTGGATGTTGGGTGTTATGTTGGATTATATGCATAACTTATTTAATAATATACCAGCAATTATAAAATAA
- the fliR gene encoding flagellar biosynthetic protein FliR gives MLIFNNLQLITIISNFFWPLVRILAFFSTVPIFNDQHINRKTKIILSILITWIAFPFLPKVNTELFSFIGLLLLLEQILIGITLGFTCQFLFATVNFSGELIGLQMGLSFATFFNSNNNIGVSIISRLLNVLMLSFFLSINVHLYLISILINSFYSIPIDMIFLKSNVFFILLKFSSNIFLNSIMLILPIMIFLLLSNLIMSILNRLSPQISIFSIGFPLNLLIGIIMLYYLIFISFPIFNKLLNQLILFLSDTFLKL, from the coding sequence ATGTTAATATTTAATAATTTACAGCTAATAACGATTATAAGTAATTTTTTTTGGCCTTTAGTACGTATTTTAGCGTTTTTTTCAACTGTTCCAATTTTTAATGATCAACATATAAATAGAAAAACTAAAATAATTTTATCTATATTAATCACTTGGATAGCATTCCCATTTTTACCAAAGGTAAATACAGAATTATTTTCTTTTATTGGTTTATTACTTTTACTAGAACAAATTTTGATTGGTATCACTTTAGGATTTACTTGTCAGTTTTTGTTTGCTACAGTTAATTTTTCAGGAGAACTAATAGGATTGCAAATGGGTTTATCGTTTGCAACTTTTTTTAATTCAAATAATAATATTGGTGTTTCTATAATATCTCGTTTATTAAATGTTTTAATGCTATCTTTCTTTTTATCAATTAACGTACATCTATATTTAATATCTATATTAATTAATAGTTTTTATAGTATTCCTATTGATATGATTTTTTTAAAAAGTAACGTGTTTTTTATTTTATTAAAATTTTCTAGTAATATTTTTTTGAATAGTATTATGCTTATTCTACCAATTATGATTTTTTTATTATTATCTAATTTAATAATGAGTATTTTAAATCGTTTATCTCCTCAAATATCTATTTTTTCTATTGGTTTTCCATTAAATTTATTAATAGGAATAATAATGTTGTATTATTTAATATTTATTTCTTTTCCTATTTTTAATAAATTGTTAAATCAATTAATTTTGTTTTTATCTGATACTTTTTTAAAACTATAG
- the rpmG gene encoding 50S ribosomal protein L33, with translation MAKKNREKIKMISSAGTGHYYTTTKNKRNTPDKLVFKKYDPTIRKHVLYNEGKIK, from the coding sequence ATGGCTAAAAAAAATAGAGAAAAAATAAAAATGATTTCTTCTGCAGGAACAGGACATTATTATACTACTACTAAAAATAAAAGAAATACACCTGATAAACTAGTTTTTAAAAAATATGATCCAACTATTCGAAAACATGTATTATACAATGAAGGAAAAATTAAATAG
- the rpmB gene encoding 50S ribosomal protein L28 yields MSRICQVTGKKRMIGNNRSHALNATKRKFLPNIQNHRFWIPEQKRFIKLRISANGMRCIDKYGIESIIKKIKNKK; encoded by the coding sequence ATGTCTCGTATATGTCAAGTGACAGGTAAAAAACGCATGATTGGTAATAATAGATCACATGCTTTAAATGCAACAAAAAGAAAATTCTTACCAAACATTCAAAATCATCGTTTTTGGATTCCAGAACAAAAAAGATTTATTAAATTGCGTATATCTGCTAATGGAATGCGTTGTATTGATAAATATGGAATTGAATCAATTATAAAAAAAATAAAAAATAAAAAATAA
- a CDS encoding translocation/assembly module TamB — MSIYQRYLSKSLIFFSSLIFLIVFFLESNLGFKLFFNITNYFFLGLKKESISGNWRDFTLKNITYNFFGTSIKATSIHILIDPTSLFKVHKIFKKIETKNLIFLFNKNNLFSLKRESFKKNISEKYIFFSNYIILKNIYSDKILLKSHDINILLSNVNSGVKLINNNFTILSTYVDSISLNLKKNNPKDFLNKKNIFNKKKINNFLSFLSYRKNFSFPININLTSIQCKKMNFFHYQFKNILFRGSVNSQFKFKLKFNDFFKCNLYGKVLLNNLNHPIYINLYIHRLLFPIKKNLIFASKNFNITLKGTINNYYVSLKNIINIPGMPSVILNIFGGGNLTNIYLNQIHCTPFFKKYKNNKLVGLNKENNDQYISKIKGNINILNNFKKGINSINIPSFNVKANIIDKKLLVLGALYYNQINGIQIPKISFFSGKNKGFLAGSISNLININSSINANNLDYFIPNLKGAITSTFNIYGFYFSPIVSGLVLGNKLNWNNMIYLNSFKMLININAKKNISFTMKKIKFLKFYLDFLNVKFHWNKMNQNFYFYLKNKNFTINFIVNGKFNYQKRFWKGIFKKINISTFNKQWIINNHPVVFLYNYKNIEINKKNEIKYKNSISSKIRIVKKFLYSSILNSSINFKTNLFFQTKFISTTKKKFSNIKIFLHANNIKLQKKIKNKSFFKKISCFKLFVNFKKNNLITHWAIYPLKNKNKRLFGFLNVFDFFHKQNIQGKYFLLNFPSSILNFFIPHSTIIEGTCIGNIKFLGTLYQPHISADIHLKNFYIKSNKILKYIVLFFYPSLNLIKYVKINQSIFIKQGNVLFKLYSNPKNNLLPSLEWNIFFNSDHVLFFVLPKMKLNLCSQLNLHYFLLKYDLIGYLKSHLFYFKIDEKNFIF; from the coding sequence ATGAGTATATATCAGAGATATTTATCTAAATCTTTGATTTTTTTTTCTAGCTTAATTTTTTTAATAGTATTTTTCTTAGAAAGTAACTTGGGATTTAAATTGTTTTTTAATATTACTAATTATTTTTTTTTGGGGTTAAAAAAAGAATCAATATCAGGTAATTGGCGTGATTTTACATTAAAAAACATTACTTATAATTTTTTTGGGACATCTATTAAAGCTACTAGTATTCATATATTAATTGATCCAACATCTTTATTTAAAGTACATAAAATTTTTAAAAAAATTGAAACAAAAAACTTAATTTTTTTATTTAATAAAAATAATTTATTTTCGTTAAAAAGAGAATCTTTTAAAAAAAATATATCAGAAAAATATATTTTTTTTAGTAATTATATTATTTTAAAAAACATTTATTCTGATAAAATTTTACTAAAGTCACATGATATTAATATACTTTTATCAAATGTTAATAGTGGAGTAAAATTAATTAATAATAATTTTACTATACTTAGTACTTATGTTGATTCTATTTCTTTAAACTTAAAAAAAAATAATCCAAAAGACTTTTTAAATAAAAAAAATATTTTTAATAAAAAAAAAATAAATAATTTTTTATCTTTTCTTTCATATCGTAAAAATTTTTCATTTCCAATAAATATAAATTTAACATCTATACAATGTAAAAAAATGAATTTTTTTCATTATCAATTTAAAAATATTTTATTTCGAGGAAGTGTTAATAGTCAATTTAAATTTAAATTAAAATTTAATGATTTTTTTAAATGTAATTTATATGGAAAAGTATTATTAAATAATTTAAATCATCCTATATATATTAATCTATATATTCATCGTTTATTATTTCCAATTAAGAAAAATTTAATATTTGCTTCAAAAAATTTTAATATAACTTTAAAAGGTACCATTAATAATTATTACGTATCATTAAAAAATATTATTAATATACCAGGTATGCCATCAGTTATTTTAAATATTTTCGGTGGTGGAAATTTAACAAATATTTATTTAAATCAAATTCATTGTACTCCATTTTTTAAAAAATATAAAAATAATAAATTAGTTGGTTTAAATAAAGAAAATAATGATCAATATATTTCTAAAATAAAAGGAAATATTAATATATTAAATAATTTTAAAAAAGGAATAAATAGTATTAATATTCCTAGTTTTAATGTAAAAGCTAATATAATAGATAAAAAATTATTAGTATTAGGTGCTTTATACTACAATCAAATTAATGGTATACAAATACCTAAAATAAGTTTTTTTTCAGGAAAAAATAAAGGCTTTTTAGCAGGATCAATATCAAATTTAATTAATATTAATTCGTCTATCAATGCTAACAATTTAGATTATTTTATACCTAATTTAAAAGGTGCAATTACATCTACATTCAATATATATGGTTTTTATTTTTCACCTATTGTTTCTGGTTTAGTTTTAGGAAATAAACTAAATTGGAATAATATGATTTATTTAAATAGTTTTAAAATGCTCATTAATATAAATGCTAAAAAAAATATTTCTTTCACTATGAAAAAAATAAAGTTTTTGAAATTTTATTTAGATTTTTTAAATGTTAAGTTTCATTGGAATAAGATGAATCAAAATTTTTATTTTTATTTAAAAAATAAAAATTTCACTATAAATTTTATTGTAAATGGAAAATTTAATTATCAAAAAAGATTTTGGAAAGGTATTTTTAAAAAAATAAATATTTCAACTTTTAATAAGCAATGGATTATAAATAATCATCCAGTTGTATTTTTATATAATTATAAAAATATAGAAATAAATAAAAAAAACGAAATAAAATATAAAAATTCTATTTCTTCTAAAATTCGTATAGTTAAAAAATTTTTATATTCGTCTATTTTAAACTCATCTATTAATTTTAAAACTAATTTATTTTTTCAAACAAAATTTATATCAACAACTAAAAAAAAGTTTTCTAATATAAAAATATTTTTACATGCTAATAATATAAAATTACAAAAAAAAATAAAAAATAAATCTTTTTTTAAAAAAATATCTTGTTTTAAATTATTTGTAAATTTTAAAAAAAATAATCTTATCACTCATTGGGCGATATATCCATTAAAAAATAAAAATAAAAGATTATTTGGATTTTTAAATGTATTTGATTTTTTTCATAAACAGAATATACAAGGTAAATATTTTTTATTGAATTTTCCTTCTTCTATTTTAAATTTTTTTATTCCACATTCAACAATAATAGAAGGAACATGTATTGGTAATATAAAGTTTTTAGGCACTTTATATCAGCCTCATATATCGGCTGATATTCATTTAAAAAATTTTTATATTAAAAGTAATAAAATACTAAAATATATTGTTTTGTTTTTTTATCCTTCTTTAAATTTAATTAAATATGTTAAAATTAATCAATCAATTTTTATAAAGCAAGGAAATGTATTATTTAAATTATATTCAAATCCAAAAAATAATCTTCTTCCTTCTTTAGAATGGAATATTTTTTTTAATAGTGATCATGTTCTTTTTTTTGTACTTCCAAAAATGAAATTAAATCTTTGTTCTCAATTGAATTTACATTATTTTTTATTAAAATATGATTTAATTGGATATTTAAAATCTCATTTATTTTATTTTAAAATTGATGAAAAAAATTTTATTTTTTGA
- the ppa gene encoding inorganic diphosphatase, whose amino-acid sequence MNYNKIIAGDNIPNDIYVIIEIPSNSSPIKYEVDKESGFLFVDRFISTPMFYPCNYGYINQTLSMDGDPLDVLVPSPYPIQSHSIIHCKPIGMLQMKDESGDDAKIIAVPTSKICTTYECINDISDISELLKKQIEHFFKYYKKIETEKWTKIIGWGNHQAAKLEISSSYDRFKNKKNI is encoded by the coding sequence ATGAATTATAATAAAATCATTGCAGGTGATAATATACCAAATGATATATATGTTATCATTGAAATACCATCTAATTCATCTCCTATTAAATATGAAGTAGACAAAGAATCAGGCTTTCTTTTTGTAGATCGTTTTATATCTACACCAATGTTTTATCCTTGTAATTATGGATATATTAACCAAACATTATCTATGGATGGTGATCCGTTAGATGTTTTAGTGCCATCTCCATATCCTATACAATCTCATTCAATTATTCACTGTAAACCTATTGGAATGTTACAGATGAAAGACGAATCAGGAGATGATGCTAAAATCATAGCTGTTCCAACAAGTAAAATTTGTACAACATATGAATGTATTAATGATATTTCAGATATATCAGAGTTATTAAAAAAACAAATAGAACATTTTTTCAAATATTATAAAAAAATAGAAACAGAAAAATGGACAAAAATTATAGGATGGGGTAATCATCAAGCTGCAAAATTAGAAATTAGTTCTTCATATGATCGATTTAAAAATAAAAAAAATATATAA